A genomic stretch from Bacillus sp. E(2018) includes:
- a CDS encoding AraC family transcriptional regulator gives MEMDYEVCIQRTLDYIEENLQNRITLEELAELACFSPFHYHRVFQFLVGESVMDYVRKRRLSHAAKRLLQSDDKVIDIAFDLGFHYHESFNRAFKKQYGRSPREFRNASVHPVSLHQRTYLNMNRYTGGMNMEMKIIKKPAFHIIGYDLNTRNTDGQNNVDIPKFWQNYIQNKLGEKIPNPLNKNQELGLCTEYNTTTGEFVYMIGMEVEKGTPAREGMSYRSFQEMEYAVFTTPKATEENFVQSIQQTWVEIFSKWFPDSGYEHNGKLEFELYDERCYGDANKQIDIYIPLVKKAKKVK, from the coding sequence ATGGAGATGGATTATGAAGTTTGCATTCAACGGACACTCGATTATATTGAAGAGAATTTACAGAACCGGATTACATTAGAGGAGCTTGCAGAGCTCGCTTGCTTCTCACCTTTTCATTATCATAGGGTGTTTCAATTTTTAGTCGGTGAATCTGTTATGGATTATGTGCGGAAAAGAAGACTCTCACACGCGGCAAAGCGATTGTTACAATCAGACGATAAAGTGATCGATATTGCTTTTGATCTAGGGTTTCACTATCATGAATCGTTTAACCGCGCTTTTAAAAAACAGTATGGCCGATCGCCGAGAGAGTTCCGTAATGCATCCGTTCATCCCGTTTCACTTCATCAAAGGACTTACCTGAATATGAACCGTTATACAGGAGGAATGAACATGGAAATGAAAATCATTAAAAAACCAGCTTTCCACATCATCGGGTATGACTTAAACACACGAAATACAGATGGTCAAAATAATGTAGATATTCCGAAGTTTTGGCAGAATTATATTCAAAATAAATTAGGAGAAAAGATTCCAAACCCTCTAAACAAGAACCAAGAACTAGGCTTGTGCACAGAATACAATACAACAACAGGTGAGTTTGTTTATATGATTGGAATGGAAGTGGAGAAGGGTACACCAGCTCGAGAGGGAATGTCCTATAGAAGTTTTCAAGAAATGGAGTATGCGGTATTTACAACGCCAAAAGCCACTGAGGAAAACTTCGTACAATCCATCCAACAAACATGGGTTGAAATCTTCTCCAAATGGTTCCCAGATTCAGGATATGAGCATAACGGAAAATTAGAGTTTGAGCTATATGATGAACGCTGTTATGGAGATGCAAACAAACAGATCGATATCTATATTCCACTCGTGAAGAAAGCGAAAAAAGTGAAATAA
- a CDS encoding GNAT family N-acetyltransferase: MNAVWPGEYHELFTKEALHKTLNITAWDQEKLVGCVRILTDGYFFGTIPEILVRPDYQGKKIGKHLMEMAFEHSPTSLFIGAQPGKEQFFERLGFTKSIQSFQKK, from the coding sequence GTGAATGCTGTGTGGCCGGGTGAGTACCACGAACTGTTTACAAAAGAGGCTTTACATAAAACATTGAACATCACAGCATGGGATCAGGAAAAACTCGTTGGCTGTGTTCGTATTCTTACAGATGGCTATTTCTTCGGAACCATTCCTGAAATTCTTGTAAGACCAGACTATCAAGGAAAGAAGATAGGTAAGCATCTAATGGAAATGGCTTTTGAACATAGTCCAACGTCTTTATTCATAGGAGCTCAGCCAGGTAAAGAACAATTCTTTGAAAGGTTAGGTTTTACAAAATCCATTCAATCTTTCCAAAAGAAATAA
- a CDS encoding MarR family transcriptional regulator — MSNSYIDDEKIITRLYEIHRRTVPKFESCTGISQTRLELLHELYEVEEISQRALQKKVNIDHAAVTRHLKQLEDKGMVIRRKDPKDQRFTYVSLSEEGRLKIIHYREEKERFISGVLHDFSEAERKNLLEMLTRIQHNIECFE; from the coding sequence TTGTCCAACTCATATATAGATGATGAGAAAATCATTACCCGTTTGTATGAGATCCATCGAAGAACGGTTCCTAAGTTTGAGAGCTGTACAGGCATTAGTCAGACGCGCTTAGAGCTATTACATGAACTATATGAAGTTGAAGAAATCAGCCAGAGAGCTCTTCAAAAGAAAGTAAACATTGATCATGCAGCTGTAACGAGGCATCTGAAACAACTTGAAGATAAAGGTATGGTAATCAGAAGGAAAGATCCTAAAGATCAACGTTTTACGTATGTATCTCTTTCAGAGGAAGGCCGTTTGAAAATCATTCATTACCGGGAAGAGAAAGAACGCTTCATTTCTGGTGTATTACATGATTTTTCTGAGGCAGAGAGAAAAAATTTGCTGGAGATGTTAACACGTATTCAGCACAATATTGAATGTTTTGAGTAA
- the dnaN gene encoding DNA polymerase III subunit beta, translated as MKFTVNQKLFSKALSDVGRAVSQKSLIPILTGIQVLVNEQGITLIGTNTDIIVKRIISKDEASGSIHIEQTGNAVVSAQYFTELIRKLPEVVHIDVDEKQAVKIKSGDILTQLNGFRADEYPQLPEIDGTDSIIMEANDLKEVINQTVFATAKNETRPVLTGVHFMFSNNQLTAVATNSQRLVSITKEVQVTEETSYIVPSSSLNELVKLIKDYSDIVKIHLADGYILFETDHISLYSRLISGQYPNTSKLIPNEQITVLTLNRELLEKGIDRACLFAGEWKNNTITLSIQEHKLCISSGSSEMGHIQEFQEIKDLAGDDNIKISIDGHFLKEALQTMKDEEINIKFNGSMRPIVIESIHKKSSYLHLVSPVRSF; from the coding sequence ATGAAGTTTACGGTCAATCAAAAATTATTTAGTAAAGCTCTTTCTGATGTTGGAAGAGCCGTTTCACAAAAATCACTTATTCCCATTCTTACAGGCATACAAGTTCTAGTTAATGAACAGGGGATTACACTCATCGGAACAAACACAGATATTATTGTTAAACGCATTATCTCTAAAGACGAAGCGTCTGGAAGTATTCACATAGAACAAACAGGGAATGCAGTCGTTTCAGCACAATACTTTACAGAACTCATTCGAAAGCTTCCTGAAGTCGTTCATATCGATGTAGACGAAAAGCAAGCGGTAAAGATTAAATCCGGAGACATTCTTACTCAACTGAATGGATTTCGAGCGGACGAATATCCACAATTACCTGAAATTGATGGAACAGACTCAATCATTATGGAGGCAAATGACTTAAAAGAGGTCATCAATCAAACGGTTTTTGCTACAGCTAAAAATGAGACAAGACCAGTCCTTACAGGTGTTCATTTTATGTTTTCAAATAACCAGCTTACGGCTGTTGCGACAAATTCACAACGATTAGTTTCTATAACAAAAGAAGTTCAGGTAACGGAAGAAACTTCATATATTGTTCCAAGCTCTAGTCTGAACGAGCTTGTAAAACTAATTAAGGATTATTCAGATATCGTTAAAATTCACTTAGCAGATGGATATATCCTATTTGAAACAGATCATATTTCTTTGTATTCTCGACTGATTTCAGGCCAATATCCGAATACATCCAAACTCATTCCGAACGAACAAATTACAGTATTGACTCTAAATAGAGAGCTTCTTGAAAAAGGGATTGATCGTGCCTGTTTGTTTGCAGGTGAATGGAAGAACAACACGATCACGTTAAGTATACAAGAACATAAGTTATGCATCTCATCAGGGTCTTCAGAAATGGGTCACATTCAAGAATTTCAAGAGATTAAGGACTTAGCAGGTGACGACAATATTAAGATTTCGATCGATGGTCACTTTTTAAAGGAAGCGTTACAAACGATGAAAGATGAAGAGATCAACATAAAATTTAATGGCTCAATGAGACCGATCGTAATTGAATCCATACATAAAAAATCGAGCTATCTTCATCTCGTTTCACCAGTTCGGTCTTTTTAG
- a CDS encoding alpha/beta-type small acid-soluble spore protein: MANTNQLVVPGAQQAIDQMKYEIASEFGVNLGPDSTSRANGSVGGEITKRLVAQALGGKR, encoded by the coding sequence ATGGCTAACACAAACCAATTAGTAGTACCTGGTGCACAACAAGCTATCGACCAAATGAAGTATGAAATCGCTTCTGAGTTCGGTGTAAACCTTGGACCAGACAGCACTTCTCGTGCTAACGGATCTGTAGGTGGAGAAATCACAAAACGTCTAGTAGCTCAAGCTCTTGGCGGAAAGCGCTAA
- a CDS encoding GNAT family protein, with protein MQKVLPNVQLRDLVIEDAEDRYLWCLDKEVTKHLNMPDRYPPFSIEETRNWILQCIEKKNGYEQKAIISERGKHIGWVDLKNIDRLNQHAELGIAIGDKSYWGKGYGVAAMHEMLMFGFCELSLNKIWLRVEIDNERAIASYKKAGYIEEGILRQDRLRNGMFVDRLRMSMIKEEYFADSLSQK; from the coding sequence ATGCAAAAGGTACTTCCAAACGTTCAACTTAGAGATCTTGTGATCGAGGATGCTGAAGATCGTTATCTGTGGTGTTTAGACAAAGAGGTGACAAAGCATCTTAACATGCCTGACAGATATCCTCCTTTTAGTATAGAAGAAACAAGAAATTGGATCTTACAGTGTATTGAAAAGAAGAATGGATATGAGCAGAAAGCAATCATCAGTGAGCGGGGTAAACACATCGGTTGGGTGGATCTAAAGAATATAGATCGTTTGAATCAACATGCAGAATTAGGTATAGCCATTGGAGATAAAAGTTATTGGGGAAAAGGCTATGGTGTTGCAGCTATGCATGAGATGTTAATGTTCGGCTTTTGTGAACTCTCTCTTAATAAGATCTGGCTAAGAGTAGAGATCGATAATGAAAGAGCCATTGCTTCTTATAAAAAAGCGGGATATATAGAAGAAGGGATTCTAAGACAAGACCGTTTACGAAACGGGATGTTTGTTGATCGATTGCGAATGAGTATGATAAAAGAAGAATATTTTGCAGATAGTTTGTCGCAAAAGTAA
- a CDS encoding alpha/beta hydrolase, whose product MNYLDGEYHLLVNEVSHWIKIEGSVNKSLPLLIIHGGPGGNHYVFERTAGPKLAEKRTVIYYEQRGCGRSDAQHSEDYSVELLVNDFSCLMEKLGIKKVDVLGYSFGGELALEIALAFPELINKIVLSAPSLMFSDMVYDIQIQGFKKISDEAFLHRIEKLLSQNLTLKEKWERIWALADSELVDRFLFEDVKVAKYNRRLWENSGLSNTGQMMKALQRNPPSTPLEKRLKQIKHLTLILTGVHDRNTGMKISKIMKQELPNSELHVFLKSAHFPELEEEYEFVATTLDFLR is encoded by the coding sequence ATGAACTACTTAGATGGAGAATATCATCTACTTGTAAATGAGGTTAGTCATTGGATAAAAATAGAGGGAAGCGTAAATAAATCTCTACCTCTATTGATTATCCATGGAGGTCCAGGAGGCAATCATTACGTTTTTGAACGGACTGCAGGTCCAAAGCTTGCTGAGAAGCGAACGGTTATTTATTACGAACAAAGAGGTTGTGGTAGAAGCGATGCACAACACTCTGAAGACTACAGTGTAGAGTTATTAGTGAATGATTTCTCATGTCTTATGGAAAAGCTCGGAATTAAGAAAGTAGATGTATTAGGCTATTCTTTCGGAGGAGAATTAGCATTAGAGATTGCTCTCGCATTTCCAGAATTAATTAATAAAATCGTACTTTCTGCGCCCAGTTTAATGTTTTCTGATATGGTTTATGACATACAGATTCAAGGATTTAAGAAAATCAGTGATGAAGCGTTTTTACATAGAATCGAAAAACTATTAAGTCAAAATCTAACTTTAAAAGAAAAATGGGAAAGGATTTGGGCATTAGCTGACTCAGAGCTTGTTGATCGTTTTTTATTTGAAGATGTAAAGGTAGCTAAGTATAACAGACGCCTTTGGGAGAACAGTGGCTTAAGTAACACAGGGCAAATGATGAAGGCACTTCAAAGGAATCCCCCGTCTACCCCCCTTGAAAAACGATTAAAACAAATAAAGCATCTTACGCTTATCTTAACAGGTGTGCATGATCGAAATACGGGCATGAAGATATCAAAAATTATGAAACAAGAGCTGCCAAATAGTGAGTTGCATGTATTCTTAAAAAGCGCTCATTTTCCGGAGCTAGAAGAAGAGTATGAATTTGTAGCAACAACATTAGATTTTTTAAGGTAA